In one window of Camelina sativa cultivar DH55 chromosome 15, Cs, whole genome shotgun sequence DNA:
- the LOC104744692 gene encoding 60S ribosomal protein L22-2-like, giving the protein MSRGSAAVAKGKKKGVSFSIDCSKPVDDKIMEIASLEKFLQERIKVGGKAGALGDSVTITRDKSKITVTSDGQFSKRYLKYLTKKYLKKHNVRDWLRVIAANKDRNLYELRYFNIAENEGEEED; this is encoded by the exons ATGAGTCGTGGAAGTGCAGCTGTTGCCAAGGGAAAGAAGAAGGGAGTTTCCTTCTCCATTGATTGTTCCAAGCCTGTGGATGACAAGATCATGGAGATTGCTTCCCTTGAGAAGTTCCTTCAGGAGAGGATCAAGGTTGGTGGCAAAGCTGGTGCTCTTGGTGATTCAGTCACTATCACCCGTGATAAGAGCAAGATCACTGTCACTTCAGATGGCCAATTCTCCAAGAG gTATTTGAAGTACTTGACAAAGAAGTACCTCAAGAAGCACAATGTTAGGGATTGGCTCAGAGTGATTGCAGCGAACAAGGACCGTAATCTCTATGAGTTAAGGTACTTCAACATTGCTGAGAACGAGGGAGAGGAGGAAGACTAA
- the LOC104744693 gene encoding uncharacterized protein LOC104744693: METQQKTQAENPPPKPAMSSSCRKMAKDDASFLEDVKDHIDEFINASMDDHKNCFNKTIKKMFGLSRAVAEKHEAEAKGVESFLPLKTTVSD, translated from the exons ATGGAGACGCAGCAGAAAACTCAAGCTGAAAACCCGCCGCCAAAACCGGCCATGTCTTCTTCATGTAGAAAGATGGCAAAGGATGATGCCAGTTTCCTAGAAGACGTTAAGGATCACATCGATGAATTCATCAATGCTTCTATGGATGATCACAAGAACTGTTTCAACAAGACCATCAAGAAG ATGTTTGGATTATCAAGAGCTGTTGCAGAGAAGCATGAAGCTGAGGCTAAAGGAGTCGAGAGTTTTTTGCCTCTTAAGACAACAGTCTCGGATTAG
- the LOC104748030 gene encoding putative B3 domain-containing protein At1g78640 gives MLLFPSHGEGLASTVPCGIRSEGLVMNTQDDTPLSSPTTTRLLDLFPCESVVVLDLFPCKGGEFACRVPPSVTRNETGVSLAYFRNMPGVERDIMDATELTLSIEADIWKIKKTLTNSDVGSQTRLLLPKEPANEHILKYLTEEEIKLVEDEGHQGLKITVFDSTEKTTHQLRFKRWTSAGSYVLNNNWNKDFVQRKDLKAGKTIGLFWNPYASRLHLRVLDMLEPVD, from the coding sequence ATGCTTCTCTTTCCGAGCCACGGTGAAGGTTTGGCGTCTACGGTGCCTTGTGGTATAAGAAGCGAAGGATTGGTGATGAACACACAAGATGATACTCCTCTATCGTCTCCAACAACGACACGTCTTCTCGATCTCTTTCCTTGCGAAAGTGTAGTTGTTCTTGATCTCTTTCCTTGCAAAGGTGGAGAGTTTGCATGTAGGGTTCCTCCATCTGTCACAAGAAACGAAACAGGAGTTAGCCTCGCATACTTCAGAAACATGCCAGGGGTAGAGAGAGATATAATGGATGCAACAGAGTTAACTCTCTCGATAGAAGCAGATATAtggaaaatcaagaaaacactCACCAATAGCGACGTCGGTAGTCAGACACGGCTTCTTCTACCAAAGGAACCCGCGAATGAGCATATTCTGAAATACTTgacagaagaagagatcaagttAGTGGAAGACGAAGGCCATCAGGGGCTAAAAATCACCGTGTTCGATAGTACAGAAAAAACTACGCATCAGTTGCGTTTCAAGAGATGGACTTCAGCTGGAAGCTATGTATTGAATAACAATTGGAACAAGGATTTTGTTCAAAGAAAGGATCTGAAAGCAGGCAAGACGATTGGACTCTTTTGGAATCCTTATGCTTCAAGGCTCCACCTTCGCGTTCTTGATATGTTAGAACCAGTTGATTAG